From a single Micromonospora carbonacea genomic region:
- the lon gene encoding endopeptidase La: MATLPVLPLTDAVLLPGMVVPVTLDPTTQAAVDAARATGDKKVLAVPRIDGEYGPVGVIATIEKVGRLPDGEPAAVVRGLSRARIGSGVPGPGAALWVEATQLDEPAPAGRARDLAREYRALMTSVLQQRGAWQVIDAMERMTDLSELADAAGYAPWLTLAQKTELLAAADVTARLELLVGWVRDHLAEQEVTEQINSDVREGLEKTQREFLLRQQLAAIRKELGEDSPDGSADYRARVEAAVLPEKVREAALREVGKLERASDASPEAGWIRTWLDTVLEMPWTTRTEDNTDLAAAREVLDADHAGLADVKDRILEYLAVRNRRAERNLGVVGGRGSGAVLALAGPPGVGKTSLGESVARALGRNFVRVSLGGVRDEAEIRGHRRTYVGALPGRIVRALREAGSMNPVVLLDEVDKLAVGYSGDPAAALLEVLDPAQNHTFRDHYLEVDLDLSDVLFLATANVVETIPGPLLDRMELVTLDGYTEDEKVAIARDHLLPRQLQRAGLTAEEVTVADDALTLIAGEHTREAGVRQLERALAKILRKVAVALADDPAPVRVDADNLARYLGRPRFTPESAERTAVPGVATGLAVTGAGGDVLFIEATSMEGEPGLTLTGQLGDVMKESAHIALSYLRSNGRRFGIDPNALAGRRIHLHVPAGAVPKDGPSAGITMVTALASLVTGRPVRPEFGMTGEVTLSGRVLPIGGVKQKLLAAHRAGLTEVIIPARNEPDLDDLPAEVRGALTVHTLADVADVLALALRPADADTRTDPALTAA, from the coding sequence ATGGCAACTCTTCCGGTACTACCCCTCACCGACGCCGTCCTGCTGCCCGGCATGGTCGTCCCGGTGACCCTCGACCCCACCACCCAGGCCGCGGTCGACGCCGCGCGGGCCACCGGCGACAAGAAGGTCCTCGCCGTGCCCCGCATCGACGGCGAGTACGGCCCCGTCGGCGTGATCGCCACCATCGAGAAGGTCGGCCGGCTGCCCGACGGCGAGCCGGCCGCCGTGGTCCGCGGCCTGTCCCGGGCCCGGATCGGCTCCGGCGTCCCCGGGCCCGGCGCCGCCCTCTGGGTCGAGGCGACCCAGCTCGACGAGCCCGCCCCGGCCGGCCGGGCCCGGGACCTGGCCCGCGAGTACCGCGCCCTGATGACCTCGGTCCTCCAGCAGCGCGGCGCCTGGCAGGTCATCGACGCCATGGAGCGCATGACCGACCTCTCCGAGCTGGCCGACGCGGCCGGCTACGCGCCCTGGCTCACCCTGGCGCAGAAGACCGAGCTGCTCGCCGCCGCGGACGTCACCGCCCGGCTGGAACTGCTGGTCGGCTGGGTGCGTGACCACCTGGCCGAGCAGGAGGTCACCGAGCAGATCAACAGCGACGTGCGCGAGGGCTTGGAGAAGACCCAGCGCGAGTTCCTGCTCCGCCAGCAGCTCGCCGCGATCCGCAAGGAGCTCGGCGAGGACTCCCCGGACGGCTCCGCCGACTACCGGGCCCGGGTGGAGGCCGCCGTGCTGCCGGAGAAGGTCCGCGAGGCGGCGCTGCGCGAGGTCGGCAAGCTGGAGCGGGCCAGCGACGCCTCCCCGGAGGCGGGGTGGATCCGCACCTGGCTCGACACGGTCCTGGAGATGCCGTGGACCACGCGTACCGAGGACAACACCGACCTGGCCGCGGCCCGCGAGGTGCTCGACGCCGACCACGCCGGCCTGGCCGACGTCAAGGACCGCATCCTGGAATACCTGGCGGTGCGCAACCGCCGCGCCGAGCGCAACCTCGGCGTGGTCGGCGGGCGCGGCTCCGGCGCGGTGCTCGCCCTCGCCGGCCCGCCCGGCGTCGGCAAGACCAGCCTCGGCGAGTCCGTGGCCCGGGCGCTCGGGCGCAACTTCGTCCGGGTCTCCCTCGGCGGCGTCCGCGACGAGGCCGAGATCCGGGGCCACCGGCGCACGTACGTCGGCGCGCTGCCCGGCCGGATCGTCCGCGCCCTGCGCGAGGCCGGCTCGATGAACCCGGTCGTGCTCCTCGACGAGGTCGACAAGCTGGCCGTCGGGTACTCCGGCGACCCCGCCGCCGCCCTGCTGGAGGTGCTCGACCCGGCGCAGAACCACACCTTCCGCGACCACTACCTCGAGGTCGACCTCGACCTGTCCGACGTGCTGTTCCTGGCCACCGCCAACGTGGTGGAGACCATCCCCGGCCCGCTGCTGGACCGGATGGAGCTGGTCACCCTCGACGGCTACACCGAGGACGAGAAGGTCGCCATCGCCCGCGACCACCTGCTGCCCCGGCAGCTCCAGCGGGCCGGGCTGACCGCCGAGGAGGTCACCGTCGCCGACGACGCCCTGACCCTGATCGCGGGGGAGCACACCCGGGAGGCCGGCGTCCGGCAGCTCGAACGGGCCCTGGCGAAGATCCTGCGCAAGGTCGCCGTCGCCCTGGCCGACGACCCGGCCCCGGTGCGGGTGGACGCGGACAACCTGGCCCGCTACCTGGGGCGGCCCCGGTTCACCCCGGAGTCGGCGGAGCGGACCGCGGTGCCCGGCGTGGCCACCGGCCTCGCCGTGACCGGCGCGGGCGGCGACGTGCTCTTCATCGAGGCCACCAGCATGGAGGGCGAGCCGGGGCTGACCCTCACCGGCCAGCTCGGCGACGTGATGAAGGAGTCCGCCCACATCGCGCTGTCGTACCTGCGCTCCAACGGCCGCCGGTTCGGCATCGACCCGAACGCCCTCGCCGGGCGGCGCATCCACCTGCACGTCCCGGCGGGCGCGGTGCCGAAGGACGGGCCGAGCGCCGGCATCACGATGGTCACCGCGCTGGCGTCGCTGGTGACGGGCCGGCCGGTGCGCCCGGAGTTCGGGATGACCGGCGAGGTGACCCTCTCCGGGCGGGTGCTGCCCATCGGCGGGGTGAAGCAGAAGCTGCTCGCCGCGCACCGGGCCGGCCTGACCGAGGTGATCATCCCGGCGCGCAACGAGCCGGACCTGGACGACCTGCCGGCCGAGGTGCGCGGGGCGCTGACCGTGCACACCCTCGCGGACGTGGCCGACGTGCTCGCCCTGGCGCTGCGCCCGGCCGACGCCGACACCCGCACCGACCCGGCCCTCACGGCCGCCTGA
- a CDS encoding DoxX family protein — protein MNIALWALQILLALVFAGAGLTKVTQSREKLREKMSWVEGVPEGAVKALGALEVLAAVGLVLPALTGIATVLTPLAAVGAAIVMAGAVVVHARAKEYPPAAFTALLLVAALVVAWGRFGPYAF, from the coding sequence ATGAACATTGCCCTCTGGGCCCTGCAGATCCTGCTCGCCCTGGTCTTCGCCGGGGCCGGGCTCACCAAGGTCACCCAGTCCCGGGAGAAGCTGCGCGAGAAGATGAGCTGGGTCGAGGGCGTGCCGGAAGGCGCGGTGAAGGCCCTCGGCGCGCTGGAGGTGCTCGCCGCGGTCGGCCTGGTCCTGCCCGCCCTCACCGGCATCGCCACCGTGCTGACGCCGCTGGCCGCCGTGGGCGCGGCGATCGTGATGGCCGGCGCCGTCGTCGTGCACGCCCGGGCCAAGGAGTACCCGCCGGCCGCGTTCACCGCCCTGCTGCTGGTCGCGGCGCTCGTCGTCGCCTGGGGTCGGTTCGGCCCGTACGCGTTCTGA
- a CDS encoding DEAD/DEAH box helicase, which translates to MSSAPASTEHTIPADEATAFADLGLRAELLGALSALGYEEPTPIQREAIPPLLAGRDLLGQAATGTGKTAAFALPLLQRMPDGRTGGEPVALVLVPTRELAVQVSEAFHRYGKDLGARVLPIYGGQPIGRQLRALDLGVDVVVATPGRALDHIARGTLRLGGLATVVLDEADEMLDMGFAEDIEAILEHAPQQRQTVLFSATMPSRIDGMARQHLSDPVRIQIGREQPVAGETPRVRQSAYIVARAHKPAALGRVLDVESPTAAIVFCRSREEVDRLTETMNGRGYRAEALHGGMSQEQRDRVMGRLRAGTADLLVATDVAARGLDVEQLTHVVNYDVPSAPESYVHRIGRVGRAGREGVAITLAEPREHRMLKTIERVTGQRIAIDKIPTVADLRTRRLELTQAALRESLLEDDLEPFRVIVESLSDEFDMMEVALAAVKLAHEAASPGSDDDEEEIPQVAVRPPREGRPGQEGRGGERRPGRPRSGGTTQVFIGLGRRAGVRPQDLVGAITGETRVSGRDIGSIEIADRFSLVEVPIAVVDEVIAGLRNSTIKGRKTTVRRDRDRP; encoded by the coding sequence ATGAGTTCCGCACCCGCATCGACCGAACACACCATCCCCGCCGACGAGGCCACCGCCTTCGCGGATCTCGGGCTGCGTGCCGAGCTGCTCGGCGCGCTGTCCGCGCTCGGCTACGAGGAGCCGACCCCGATCCAGCGGGAGGCGATCCCGCCCCTGCTGGCCGGCAGGGACCTGCTCGGTCAGGCGGCCACCGGCACCGGCAAGACGGCCGCGTTCGCGCTGCCGCTGCTGCAACGGATGCCGGACGGGCGGACCGGCGGGGAGCCGGTGGCCCTGGTGCTGGTGCCCACCCGGGAGCTGGCGGTGCAGGTGTCGGAGGCGTTCCACCGCTACGGCAAGGACCTGGGCGCGCGGGTGCTGCCGATCTACGGCGGCCAGCCGATCGGCCGGCAGCTGCGCGCCCTGGACCTGGGGGTGGACGTGGTGGTGGCGACCCCGGGCCGGGCGCTGGACCACATCGCCCGGGGCACCCTGCGGCTGGGCGGCCTGGCCACGGTGGTGCTCGACGAGGCCGACGAGATGCTCGACATGGGCTTCGCCGAGGACATCGAGGCGATCCTGGAGCACGCCCCGCAGCAGCGGCAGACGGTGCTGTTCTCGGCGACCATGCCGTCGCGCATCGACGGGATGGCCCGGCAGCACCTGAGCGACCCGGTGCGCATCCAGATCGGCCGGGAGCAGCCGGTGGCCGGCGAGACGCCCCGGGTGCGGCAGAGCGCGTACATCGTGGCGCGGGCGCACAAGCCGGCGGCGCTGGGCCGGGTGCTGGACGTGGAGTCGCCGACCGCGGCGATCGTCTTCTGCCGCAGCCGGGAGGAGGTCGACCGGCTCACCGAGACGATGAACGGCCGGGGCTACCGCGCCGAGGCGCTGCACGGCGGGATGAGCCAGGAGCAGCGGGACCGGGTGATGGGCCGGCTGCGCGCCGGCACGGCCGACCTGCTGGTGGCCACCGACGTGGCGGCCCGGGGGCTGGACGTCGAGCAGCTCACCCACGTGGTCAACTACGACGTGCCGTCGGCCCCGGAGTCGTACGTGCACCGCATCGGCCGGGTGGGGCGGGCGGGCCGGGAGGGGGTGGCGATCACCCTCGCCGAGCCGCGCGAGCACCGGATGCTCAAGACCATCGAGCGGGTGACCGGCCAACGCATCGCCATCGACAAGATCCCCACGGTGGCCGACCTGCGCACCCGGCGGCTGGAGCTGACCCAGGCGGCGCTGCGGGAGAGCCTGCTGGAGGACGACCTGGAGCCGTTCCGGGTCATCGTGGAGTCGCTGTCGGACGAGTTCGACATGATGGAGGTGGCGCTCGCGGCGGTGAAGCTCGCCCACGAGGCCGCCTCGCCGGGCTCGGACGACGACGAGGAGGAGATCCCGCAGGTCGCGGTCCGGCCGCCGCGCGAGGGGCGTCCCGGGCAGGAGGGGCGCGGCGGCGAGCGGCGGCCCGGCCGGCCCCGCTCCGGGGGCACCACGCAGGTGTTCATCGGGCTCGGCCGGCGCGCCGGGGTGCGCCCGCAGGACCTGGTCGGCGCGATCACCGGGGAGACCCGGGTCAGCGGGCGGGACATCGGCTCGATCGAGATCGCCGACCGGTTCTCGCTGGTCGAGGTGCCGATCGCCGTGGTGGACGAGGTGATCGCCGGGCTGCGCAACAGCACGATCAAGGGCCGCAAGACGACGGTACGCCGCGACCGCGACCGCCCCTGA
- a CDS encoding glycoside hydrolase family 9 protein: protein MPLRKRPAAMAAATLLTLSALAVVPSIAAAAPDPGGPVKVNQVAYVPGAPKQATVVSTSTSPLAWTLRNAAGATVASGQTTVRGADALSGDSVHVADFSAYDTVGSGYVLSVGGNNSHPFDISADAVRRLRTDSLAFFYHQRSGTPIESRYVGSRYSRPAGHVNVAPNQGDNAVPCRSSCGYTLDVRGGWYDAGDHGKYVVNGGLATWQLQNIHERSLHVAGADRAGLADGTLAIPEQANGVPDVLDEARWELEFMLKMQVPDGRPYAGMAHHKIHDQNWTALPTRPEQDSQPRLLAPVSTAATLNLAATAAQASRLWKPYDATFAARALAAAEKAYAAAKANPNRLAPATDNTGGGAYEDNSVGDEFYWAAAELYATTGAAGYRADVTGSSFYRGTSFANRGYDWSWTAGLGDTTLALVPNGLPAADLAATRSAIVAFADRLLTQTARQGYPAPGSGDGTYYWGSNGAVANNGNVLALAFDFTGQQKYRGGAYAAYDYLLGRNPLNQSYVAGYGEKPVRNVHHRFWANQNDSSLPTAPPGSLAGGPNSQLQDPVAVAQLSGCKPQKCYVDDIEAYSVNEVAINWNSALAWLANWAAERAGTGGTPEPTPTPTVSPTPTPTVSPSPTVSPTTTPPPAGGCAVTYTSNDWSNGFSGNLTVANTSAATWSSWRLTFRFTAGQQISQGWSGKFSQSGAEVTVTNESWNAVVAPGGSVSLGFNASHTGANPAPAGFAVNGTACAVR, encoded by the coding sequence ATGCCCCTCCGCAAGCGCCCGGCCGCCATGGCGGCCGCCACCCTGCTCACGCTGAGCGCCCTGGCCGTCGTGCCGTCCATCGCGGCCGCCGCGCCCGACCCGGGCGGCCCGGTGAAGGTGAACCAGGTCGCCTACGTGCCCGGCGCCCCCAAGCAGGCCACGGTGGTCAGCACGTCGACCAGCCCGCTGGCCTGGACCCTGCGCAACGCCGCCGGCGCGACCGTCGCCTCCGGCCAGACCACCGTACGCGGCGCGGACGCCCTCTCCGGCGACAGCGTCCACGTCGCCGACTTCTCCGCCTACGACACCGTGGGCAGCGGCTACGTGCTGTCGGTCGGCGGGAACAACAGCCACCCCTTCGACATCTCCGCCGACGCGGTGCGCCGGCTGCGCACCGACTCGCTGGCGTTCTTCTACCACCAGCGCAGCGGCACCCCGATCGAGTCGCGCTACGTCGGCTCCCGCTACTCCCGGCCCGCCGGGCACGTCAACGTCGCCCCGAACCAGGGCGACAACGCGGTGCCCTGCCGCAGCTCCTGCGGCTACACCCTCGACGTGCGGGGCGGCTGGTACGACGCCGGCGACCACGGCAAGTACGTGGTCAACGGCGGCCTGGCCACCTGGCAGCTCCAGAACATTCACGAGCGTTCCCTGCACGTGGCCGGCGCCGACCGGGCCGGGCTCGCCGACGGCACGCTGGCGATCCCCGAGCAGGCCAACGGGGTGCCCGACGTGCTGGACGAGGCGCGCTGGGAGCTGGAGTTCATGCTGAAGATGCAGGTGCCCGACGGCCGCCCCTACGCGGGCATGGCGCACCACAAGATCCACGACCAGAACTGGACCGCGCTGCCGACCCGGCCGGAGCAGGACAGCCAGCCACGGCTCCTCGCGCCGGTCAGCACCGCCGCGACCCTGAACCTGGCGGCGACCGCCGCGCAGGCGTCCCGGCTGTGGAAGCCCTACGACGCGACCTTCGCCGCGCGGGCGCTCGCCGCGGCCGAGAAGGCGTACGCCGCGGCGAAGGCCAACCCGAACCGGCTGGCGCCGGCCACGGACAACACCGGCGGCGGCGCGTACGAGGACAACAGCGTGGGCGACGAGTTCTACTGGGCGGCCGCCGAGCTGTACGCCACCACCGGGGCGGCCGGCTACCGCGCCGACGTGACCGGCTCGTCCTTCTACCGGGGCACCAGCTTCGCCAACCGCGGCTACGACTGGAGCTGGACCGCCGGGCTGGGCGACACCACCCTGGCCCTGGTGCCCAACGGGCTGCCGGCCGCCGACCTGGCCGCCACCCGGTCCGCGATCGTGGCCTTCGCCGATCGGCTGCTGACCCAGACCGCCCGGCAGGGCTACCCGGCCCCGGGCAGCGGCGACGGGACGTACTACTGGGGCTCCAACGGCGCCGTCGCCAACAACGGCAACGTCCTGGCCCTCGCCTTCGACTTCACCGGCCAGCAGAAGTACCGCGGCGGGGCCTACGCCGCCTACGACTACCTGCTCGGCCGCAACCCGCTGAACCAGTCCTACGTGGCCGGGTACGGCGAGAAGCCGGTGCGCAACGTGCACCACCGGTTCTGGGCCAACCAGAACGACTCCTCGCTGCCCACCGCGCCGCCCGGCTCGCTCGCCGGCGGCCCGAACAGCCAGCTCCAGGACCCGGTGGCCGTGGCCCAGCTCTCCGGGTGCAAGCCGCAGAAGTGCTACGTCGACGACATCGAGGCGTACTCGGTCAACGAGGTGGCGATCAACTGGAACTCGGCGCTGGCCTGGCTGGCGAACTGGGCGGCGGAGCGGGCGGGCACCGGCGGCACGCCGGAACCCACCCCGACGCCGACCGTCTCGCCCACCCCCACCCCCACGGTCTCGCCCTCGCCGACCGTCTCGCCCACGACCACGCCGCCGCCGGCGGGGGGCTGCGCGGTGACGTACACGTCGAACGACTGGAGCAACGGGTTCAGCGGCAACCTGACCGTCGCCAACACCTCGGCGGCGACGTGGTCGTCGTGGCGGCTGACCTTCCGGTTCACCGCCGGCCAGCAGATCAGCCAGGGCTGGTCCGGGAAGTTCAGCCAGAGCGGCGCCGAGGTGACGGTGACCAACGAGAGCTGGAACGCCGTGGTCGCCCCGGGCGGCTCGGTGAGCCTGGGCTTCAACGCCTCGCACACCGGCGCCAACCCGGCCCCGGCGGGCTTCGCCGTGAACGGCACCGCCTGCGCGGTGCGGTGA
- a CDS encoding DUF5715 family protein, with protein MRVPSRSSGQQPGTSVASTAPARRVPRGVAPRPAPPTPDLDAYRAAVTDLLVEVGALADPDSAGARQVLLDERLREPAIAAVLDATGQGLVGARETLLLEMARYRPNPRSSAGDLAALVRIYLLSRIDVMWWRDATTFMTDAQVHASNELVDLEWLRRRDLLRFRYQEQPATVVGRSVRAVRRRLLPAARPRTAGLRFRRARREVIGLLNDIGREFARSAPPGTPPLWVTSLVRSAEHQHRLRRLGYAAMVPSAHCLGYAVDVEMSWFQRFGARDVLAGLLLSRQQAGEVNVVDEGQAWHVCLAPAARARFRRAYEAEMGV; from the coding sequence ATGCGAGTGCCCAGCCGAAGCTCCGGCCAGCAGCCCGGCACCTCCGTCGCGTCCACCGCCCCGGCGCGGCGCGTGCCGCGGGGCGTCGCCCCCCGCCCGGCCCCGCCGACGCCCGACCTCGACGCCTACCGGGCGGCCGTGACGGACCTGCTCGTCGAGGTCGGCGCGCTGGCCGACCCGGACTCGGCGGGGGCCCGCCAGGTGCTGCTCGACGAGCGGCTGCGCGAGCCGGCGATCGCCGCGGTGCTCGACGCCACCGGCCAGGGCCTCGTCGGCGCCCGGGAGACGCTGCTGCTGGAGATGGCCCGCTACCGGCCCAACCCGCGCAGCTCCGCCGGTGACCTGGCCGCCCTCGTGCGGATCTACCTGCTCTCCCGCATCGACGTGATGTGGTGGCGCGACGCCACCACCTTCATGACCGACGCGCAGGTCCACGCCAGCAACGAGCTGGTCGACCTGGAGTGGCTGCGCCGCCGCGACCTGCTCCGCTTCCGCTACCAGGAGCAGCCCGCCACCGTCGTCGGCCGGAGCGTGCGGGCGGTGCGCCGCCGGCTGCTGCCGGCCGCCCGGCCGCGCACCGCCGGCCTGCGGTTCCGCCGGGCCCGGCGTGAGGTGATCGGCCTGCTCAACGACATCGGCCGCGAGTTCGCCCGCAGCGCCCCGCCCGGCACCCCGCCGCTGTGGGTGACCAGCCTGGTGCGCAGCGCCGAGCACCAGCACCGGCTGCGCCGCCTCGGCTACGCCGCGATGGTGCCCAGCGCCCACTGCCTCGGCTACGCCGTCGACGTCGAGATGTCCTGGTTCCAGCGGTTCGGCGCCCGGGACGTGCTGGCCGGGCTGCTGCTGTCCCGGCAGCAGGCCGGGGAGGTCAACGTGGTCGACGAGGGGCAGGCCTGGCACGTGTGCCTCGCGCCCGCCGCCCGGGCGCGGTTCCGCCGCGCGTACGAGGCCGAGATGGGGGTCTGA
- a CDS encoding asparagine synthetase B family protein: MCGIALSLGPEADPATFRRMLAVLAPRGEVTETRREAGLLAGTRRLRIVDRERAVQPWASADERLLLCYNGEVFNHRELRAELTRLGHVFRSESDTEVVLTAFERWGEEAVRRLRGEYAFVVVERATGRAYLARDPLGVKPLYWSQMPGCLHLASEVKALAGHGAPVAEVPPGHHGWAEPGGHVRLRPYVDLLTLGDGLPVVDDPDEAALLVRAALTDSIRMRLDTDLTVGVVLSGGLDSSLALLHTRLLHPDCVAVTVGAPGSPDVAYARRLAADLGVPHEVIELRPRDIRLADVREAIRISELTEYGDIINAVVSVPIFRRLRELGVKVVLTGDGSDELFGGYPMYHQVGPERARRLFLHRIRNLCRTELQRVDRASMAHGVEARVPFLDLSVVELAMRLPLGLKLREGQEKWIVRRAFADVLPDYVRRRPKNPMSYSSGLHERARLYKPLFARLHRSFGYHLLDPVRRDFDSVLTRCGNDLDRAIADGLARPDYTVLEHARDLVGAARWNAAPVVRRLVGPRVTRRTPVG, translated from the coding sequence GTGTGCGGCATCGCCCTGAGCCTCGGCCCCGAGGCCGACCCGGCCACCTTCCGGCGGATGCTGGCCGTCCTCGCCCCGCGCGGCGAGGTGACCGAGACCCGCCGGGAGGCCGGCCTGCTCGCCGGCACCCGCCGGCTGCGGATCGTCGACCGGGAACGGGCGGTGCAGCCCTGGGCCTCCGCCGACGAGCGCCTCCTGCTCTGCTACAACGGCGAGGTCTTCAACCACCGGGAGCTGCGCGCCGAGCTGACCCGCCTGGGGCACGTGTTCCGCAGCGAGAGCGACACCGAGGTGGTGCTCACCGCCTTCGAACGCTGGGGCGAGGAGGCGGTGCGGCGGCTGCGCGGCGAGTACGCCTTCGTCGTGGTCGAGCGGGCCACCGGCCGGGCCTACCTGGCCCGCGACCCGCTCGGGGTCAAGCCCCTCTACTGGTCCCAGATGCCGGGGTGCCTGCACCTGGCCAGCGAGGTCAAGGCCCTGGCCGGGCACGGCGCCCCGGTCGCCGAGGTGCCCCCGGGGCACCACGGCTGGGCCGAGCCGGGCGGCCACGTCCGGCTACGCCCGTACGTCGACCTGCTCACCCTCGGCGACGGGCTGCCCGTGGTGGACGACCCGGACGAGGCCGCCCTGCTCGTCCGGGCCGCCCTCACCGACAGCATCCGGATGCGGCTGGACACCGACCTCACCGTCGGCGTGGTGCTCTCGGGCGGGCTGGACAGCTCCCTCGCCCTGCTGCACACCCGCCTACTGCACCCCGACTGCGTGGCGGTGACCGTCGGGGCGCCGGGCAGCCCCGACGTGGCGTACGCCCGGCGGCTCGCCGCCGACCTGGGGGTGCCGCACGAGGTGATCGAGCTGCGTCCGCGCGACATCCGGCTCGCCGACGTGCGGGAGGCCATCCGGATCTCCGAACTCACCGAGTACGGCGACATCATCAACGCCGTGGTCTCGGTGCCGATCTTCCGGCGGCTGCGCGAGCTGGGCGTCAAGGTCGTGCTCACCGGCGACGGCTCCGACGAGCTGTTCGGCGGCTACCCCATGTACCACCAGGTCGGCCCCGAGCGGGCCCGCCGGCTGTTCCTGCACCGGATCCGCAACCTGTGCCGTACGGAGTTGCAGCGGGTGGACCGCGCCAGCATGGCGCACGGGGTGGAGGCGCGGGTGCCGTTCCTCGACCTGAGCGTGGTGGAGCTGGCGATGCGGCTGCCGCTGGGGCTGAAGCTGCGCGAGGGCCAGGAGAAGTGGATCGTCCGTCGCGCGTTCGCCGACGTGCTGCCCGACTACGTGCGGCGGCGGCCGAAGAACCCGATGTCGTACTCCTCGGGGCTGCACGAGCGGGCCCGGCTCTACAAGCCGCTCTTCGCCCGGCTGCACCGCTCCTTCGGCTACCACCTGCTCGACCCGGTGCGCCGGGACTTCGACAGCGTGCTCACCCGCTGCGGCAACGACCTGGACCGGGCCATCGCCGACGGGCTGGCCCGGCCGGACTACACGGTGCTGGAGCACGCCCGGGACCTGGTCGGCGCGGCGAGGTGGAACGCCGCGCCGGTGGTCCGCCGGCTGGTCGGCCCGCGCGTCACCCGCCGGACCCCGGTCGGCTGA
- a CDS encoding DUF6289 family protein: MIRRVLLTAALVGASVLVVPGSPAQARACRIDHECVTTYYADSGHTTVVGERYESCSGTVYTWGVRSGYPTFVESPC; encoded by the coding sequence GTGATCCGCCGCGTGCTGCTGACCGCCGCCCTGGTGGGCGCCTCCGTGCTCGTCGTGCCGGGCTCGCCCGCGCAGGCCCGCGCCTGCCGGATCGACCACGAGTGCGTGACCACCTACTACGCCGACTCCGGCCACACCACGGTGGTGGGGGAGAGGTACGAGAGCTGTTCCGGCACGGTCTACACCTGGGGCGTCCGCTCCGGCTACCCGACCTTCGTCGAGAGCCCCTGCTGA
- a CDS encoding SLC13 family permease, producing the protein MDPDGEPTAHTGDGPAAPAGHAPRGLLGRLRQLHPLDRVALALAVLGAACALTGLLPRAETVATLGRILPLLLFLGTVVVLAELTAVAGVFDVLAGRLARAARGSFPALFVLCVGFASVTTIALNLDTTAVLLTPVLLALARRLGMPPLPLALTTVWLANTASLLLPVSNLTNLLAADRIDLDPLSYAARMALPQAATIAATMALLWFGYWRRGRRGVDRFVAPTPHVPADRVLYRIALVGCLLLVAGILAGVEVGIASAAAAGLVLAGFAARHRAALRPALVPWRLLVFVTGLFLVVQTLGRHGLDDVVGVLLGPDGGALGALRAGGTGALLSNVVNNLPAYVAGEAVLPPGDGTRLLALLIGTNAGPLVTPWASLATLLWYERCRAAGVAVPLGRFLAAGALLAVGATAAGVGALLLTG; encoded by the coding sequence GTGGACCCTGACGGCGAGCCGACGGCGCACACCGGCGACGGGCCGGCCGCGCCGGCCGGCCACGCCCCGCGCGGTCTGCTGGGGCGGCTGCGCCAGCTGCACCCGCTCGACCGGGTGGCCCTGGCCCTGGCCGTGCTCGGGGCGGCCTGCGCGCTGACGGGCCTGCTGCCGCGCGCCGAGACCGTGGCCACCCTGGGGCGCATCCTGCCGCTGCTGCTGTTCCTCGGCACGGTGGTGGTGCTGGCCGAGCTGACGGCGGTGGCCGGCGTGTTCGACGTGCTGGCCGGGCGGCTGGCCCGCGCCGCCCGGGGCAGCTTTCCGGCGCTGTTCGTGCTCTGCGTCGGCTTCGCCTCCGTCACCACGATCGCGCTGAATCTCGACACCACGGCGGTGCTGCTCACACCGGTGCTGCTGGCGCTGGCGCGGCGGCTGGGCATGCCGCCGCTGCCGCTGGCGCTGACGACCGTGTGGCTGGCGAACACGGCCAGCCTGCTGCTGCCGGTGTCGAACCTGACCAACCTGCTGGCCGCCGACCGGATCGACCTCGACCCACTGTCGTACGCGGCGCGGATGGCGCTGCCGCAGGCCGCCACGATCGCGGCCACCATGGCGCTGCTCTGGTTCGGCTACTGGCGTCGGGGGCGGCGCGGGGTCGACCGGTTCGTCGCGCCCACGCCGCACGTCCCCGCCGATCGGGTGCTGTACCGGATCGCGCTCGTCGGCTGCCTGCTGCTCGTGGCGGGGATCCTCGCCGGGGTGGAGGTGGGGATCGCCTCCGCGGCGGCCGCCGGGCTCGTGCTGGCCGGCTTCGCCGCGCGCCACCGGGCCGCGCTGCGTCCGGCGCTGGTGCCGTGGCGGCTGCTGGTCTTCGTCACCGGGCTGTTCCTGGTGGTGCAGACCCTCGGCCGGCACGGCCTGGACGACGTCGTCGGCGTGCTGCTCGGCCCGGACGGCGGGGCGCTCGGCGCGCTGCGGGCCGGCGGCACGGGCGCGCTGCTGTCCAACGTCGTGAACAACCTGCCGGCGTACGTGGCGGGCGAGGCGGTGCTCCCGCCCGGCGACGGGACCCGGCTGCTGGCCCTGTTGATCGGCACGAACGCCGGCCCGCTGGTCACGCCGTGGGCGTCGCTGGCGACCCTGCTGTGGTACGAGCGCTGCCGGGCCGCCGGGGTGGCCGTGCCGCTGGGCCGGTTCCTGGCCGCCGGGGCCCTGCTCGCCGTCGGCGCGACGGCCGCCGGCGTGGGCGCGCTGCTGCTCACCGGCTGA